A section of the Telopea speciosissima isolate NSW1024214 ecotype Mountain lineage chromosome 3, Tspe_v1, whole genome shotgun sequence genome encodes:
- the LOC122655197 gene encoding LOW QUALITY PROTEIN: protein SMAX1-LIKE 4-like (The sequence of the model RefSeq protein was modified relative to this genomic sequence to represent the inferred CDS: inserted 1 base in 1 codon; deleted 4 bases in 3 codons) — translation MGELRGRVLVSSCNEAATLLSPRCSLLKRACLKSHPHSTSHQKQCRDLELCFNVALNTLPTTPGPFLQGQPSLSNALIAALKRAQAHQRRGCIEQQQQQPLLAIKVALEQLIISILDDPSVSRVMREAGFSSTTVKNNLEDVSACSVFQCYSSSSGILSSTCSPPIETHREISNHRSFWQTHLLNCYFEQNPLLFSTPKKPLSSIFTDAASEKEDFRLVLEVLMRKKRRNTVIVGDSVSTTKGLVAELMGKVERSEVTDELRLAHFIKFRLSSVSLRFMKREDMEMKVAXLRRKVGSLVTEVGAIIYAGDLKWVVKGGVGEKEGGFSAEVCSYNATDHLVAEIGRLLSDYSCSNSKVWLMAIANYQTYMRCQMKQLSLETQWNFQAVSVPSGGLGLSLHASN, via the exons ATGGGAGAATTAAGGGGTAGGGTGCTGGTGTCAAGCTGTAATGAGGCTGCCACCTTATTGAGTCCAAGGTGCAGTCTCTTAAAGAGGGCTTGTCTC AAGTCTCATCCACATTCAACTTCTCATCAGAAGCAATGCAGAGATCTTGAACTTTGCTTCAATGTGGCTCTCAATACACTTCCAACAACACCTGGTCCTTTCCTTCAAGGCCAACCTTCTCTCTCAAATGCTCTCATTGCAGCACTGAAGAGAGCTCAAGCACACCAGAGGAGGGGTTGCATagaacagcagcaacaacaacctCTCCTTGCCATTAAGGTAGCACTAGAGCAGCTCATTATATCCATTTTAGATGACCCTAGTGTTAGTAGGGTAAtgagagaagctggattctccAGTACAACTGTGAAGAACAACCTAGAGGACGTTTCAGCTTGTTCTGTTTTTCAATGCTATAGCAGCTCTAGT GGGATTCTCTCTTCTACTTGTTCTCCTCCTATTGAAACTCATAGAGAGATTAGCAACCACAGGAGTTTCTGGCAGACCCATTTGTTGAACTGCTATTTTGAGCAAAACCCACTTCTCTTTTCTACTCCAAAGAAGCCTTTAAGTTCCATCTTCACTGATGCAGCCAGTGAAAAGGAGGATTTCAGGTTGGTTTTGGAGGTTCTgatgaggaagaaaagaaggaatacaGTGATTGTTGGGGACTCCGTTTCAACTACTAAAGGACTGGTTGCAGAGCTCATGGGGAAAGTGGAAAGAAGCGAGGTA ACTGACGAATTAAGATTGGCCCACTTTATTAAATTCCGCTTATCCTCTGTCTCTTTGAGGTTCATGAAGAGAGAGGATATGGAGATGAAGGTTG ACTTGAGAAGGAAGGTGGGTTCTCTTGTAACGGAGGTGGGAGCAATCATCTATGCTGGAGATCTCAAATGGGTAGTTAAAGGTGGTGTTGGTGAGAAAGAGGGAGGATTCTCAGCAGAAGTATGTAGTTATAATGCTACTGATCATCTGGTTGCAGAGATAGGAAGGTTGCTCTCAGACTATAGCTGCTCAAACAGTAAGGTATGGTTAATGGCCATTGCAAATTATCAAACCTACATGAGGTGCCAGATGAAGCAACTCTCTCTTGAGACTCAATGGAATTTTCAAGCTGTCTCTGTTCCTTCGGGTGGATTGGGTTTGAGCCTCCATGCTTCCAACTAA
- the LOC122655198 gene encoding uncharacterized protein LOC122655198 produces the protein MQEAEKALYPECNEFTKLSFTVALYHIKCLCSWSDKSFSMLLDLLKKALPQNNTLSNSLYEAKKMLKDLKLSYNKIDACPNDCMLYWKDASNEKSCLKCGASRYTPKSKAPAKTLRHFPLIPRLQRLYKSSVTSSEMRWHKDGRIDDGKIRHPADAEAWKDFDRLHPTFSADPQNVRLGLSSDGFNPFNDLKNSYSIWPVIVVPYNLPPWKCMKQTSFILTLLIPGKNQPGNDIDVYLQPLIDELKLLWDGVDTYDSLKKESFHLRACLLWTINDFPAYANLSGWSTKGALACPCCNKETMSTWLKHSHKQCYLGHRRFLEGNHKFQLDKRGFNGCVEFGVAPQPLSGIASLSQMEGVEFPAFGKGSDKNDTGKRNRVGGRTELPFNWKKRSVFFELPYWKHNLLRHNLDVMHIEKNVCDNIIGTLLELKDRSKDKLEGRLDLQDMNIRPSLHP, from the coding sequence ATGCAAGAAGCAGAAAAGGCATTGTATCCAGAATGCAACGAGTTCACAAAATTATCATTTACTGTTGCACTATATCACATAAAGTGCCTATGCAGTTGGAGTGACAAGTCCTTCTCTATGTTGttggatttattgaagaaagcaCTACCACAAAATAATACCTTGTCGAATTCTTTATATGAAGCAAAGAAGATGCTTAAAGATTTGAAACTCAGTTACAACAAGATCGATGCATGCCCCAACGATTGTATGCTATATTGGAAAGATGCATCTAATGAAAAGTCTTGTCTCAAATGTGGGGCATCAAGATATACACCCAAATCCAAAGCTCCAGCAAAAACATTACGCCACTTTCCTCTGATACCAAGGCTTCAAAGATTATATAAGTCATCAGTAACATCATCTGAAATGAGATGGCATAAAGATGGACGTATAGATGATGGAAAAATACGTCATCCTGCAGATGCAGAAGCATGGAAGGATTTTGACAGACTGCATCCAACTTTTAGTGCGGATCCCCAAAATGTTAGGTTGGGGCTTTCAAGTGATGGATTTAATCCTTTTAATGATCTTAAGAATTCATATAGCATTTGGCCTGTTATTGTGGTGCCATATAATCTGCCACCATGGAAGTGCATGAAACAAACATCGTTCATATTGACATTACTAATTCCAGGTAAAAATCAGCCTGGAAATGATATAGATGTTTATTTACAACCTTTAATTGATGAATTAAAATTATTGTGGGATGGTGTTGACACCTATGATTCATTGAAGAAAGAGTCATTCCATTTACGTGCCTGCCTCTTATGGACAATCAACGACTTTCCTGCATATGCCAATCTTTCAGGCTGGAGCACCAAGGGTGCATTGGCGTGCCCTTGTTGCAACAAAGAGACCATGTCAACTTGGTTGAAACACAGCCATAAGCAATGTTACTTAGGCCATCGTCGATTCCTAGAAGGAAATCATAAATTTCAATTGGATAAGAGAGGTTTCAATGGTTGTGTTGAGTTTGGGGTAGCACCACAGCCCCTTTCAGGCATTGCTTCGCTATCTCAAATGGAAGGTGTAGAATTTCCTGCATTTGGTAAGGGATCTGATAAGAATGATACCGGTAAACGAAACAGAGTTGGAGGTCGAACTGAACTACCTTTTAATTGGAAGAAGAGAAGTGTATTCTTTGAGTTGCCATATTGGAAGCATAATCTACTCCGTCATAATCTGGATGTCATGCATATAGAAAAGAATGTGTGTGACAACATCATTGGTACACTGTTGGAATTAAAAGATAGATCAAAGGATAAGTTGGAGGGCCGACTAGATTTGCAAGACATGAACATTAGACCATCTTTGCATCCGTAG